A part of Pseudomonas lutea genomic DNA contains:
- the tilS gene encoding tRNA lysidine(34) synthetase TilS, producing the protein MSKPDSIKLALSRRLLSRLEPWRAAGGWRVAFSGGLDSTVLLHLLAELARAHAFPPLTAVHVNHGLQAVAASWPVHCRQMCQILGVPMQVIDVQVRPGASLEQAARDARYAAFNSTLGEGEVLLVAQHRDDQAETLLFRLLRGAGVRGLAAMPAQRPLGAGHLFRPLLDEARATLEAYAREQGLSWIEDPSNKDSRFSRNYLRRDVLPLVTARWPQAIASMARSAAHLAEAQQLLDELAIQDLAPAETPCPWPWLDMPSLELAPLEALSPARQRNALRHWLAPLTRLPDTDHWAGWDSLRDAGPDGRPIWRLADGQVHRAEGRVWWLSGIWLKNVAGSQHWSLASQPLTLPGNGLVQILGAAPPGGLHVHYRQGGETFDVPDRGRRDLKRLLNEKGVPVFLRGRLPLLYRGEQLLAVANLPGLDASPRGDWRLHWLPPTNDQSLS; encoded by the coding sequence ATGAGCAAACCGGACAGCATCAAACTCGCACTTTCCAGACGTCTGCTGTCGCGCCTTGAACCCTGGCGCGCTGCAGGCGGCTGGCGCGTCGCATTCTCCGGTGGGCTCGATTCCACTGTTCTGCTTCATCTGCTGGCCGAATTGGCCAGGGCTCACGCATTTCCTCCTCTGACCGCTGTTCACGTCAATCATGGCCTGCAAGCGGTGGCTGCGTCGTGGCCGGTGCATTGCCGGCAGATGTGTCAGATTCTGGGCGTGCCGATGCAGGTCATCGACGTCCAAGTGCGTCCTGGCGCCAGTCTCGAACAAGCTGCTCGTGACGCTCGCTACGCCGCGTTCAACTCAACGCTTGGGGAGGGCGAAGTGCTGCTCGTAGCCCAGCACCGTGACGATCAGGCAGAGACGCTGCTGTTCCGCCTGCTGCGTGGCGCCGGGGTGCGCGGGCTGGCTGCCATGCCGGCGCAGCGTCCTTTGGGCGCTGGGCACCTGTTTCGCCCCCTGCTGGACGAAGCCCGCGCGACCCTTGAGGCCTATGCCCGCGAACAGGGCCTGAGCTGGATCGAAGACCCGAGTAACAAGGACAGCCGCTTTTCGCGCAACTATCTGCGCAGGGATGTGCTTCCCCTGGTGACAGCCCGCTGGCCTCAAGCGATCGCGAGCATGGCCCGCAGCGCCGCGCATCTGGCCGAAGCCCAGCAGTTGCTGGACGAACTGGCGATCCAGGACCTTGCTCCCGCCGAGACGCCGTGCCCCTGGCCCTGGCTCGATATGCCGTCCCTTGAGCTAGCGCCCCTCGAAGCGTTGTCACCCGCCCGGCAACGCAACGCATTGCGCCACTGGCTGGCCCCGCTGACTCGACTGCCGGACACCGACCATTGGGCCGGCTGGGATTCTCTGCGCGATGCCGGCCCTGATGGTCGGCCCATCTGGCGGCTGGCGGACGGGCAGGTCCACCGGGCCGAAGGGCGTGTGTGGTGGCTGTCGGGGATCTGGCTGAAAAACGTCGCCGGTTCACAACACTGGTCCCTGGCCTCGCAACCGCTCACGCTGCCGGGCAATGGCCTGGTGCAAATCCTAGGTGCAGCCCCCCCAGGCGGATTGCACGTGCATTACCGTCAGGGCGGCGAAACGTTCGACGTGCCCGACCGAGGTCGGCGCGACCTCAAACGGTTGCTCAATGAAAAGGGCGTACCGGTTTTTCTGCGCGGCCGATTGCCGCTGCTGTACCGCGGCGAACAGTTATTGGCCGTGGCGAACCTCCCCGGACTGGACGCAAGCCCCCGTGGCGACTGGCGATTGCACTGGTTGCCCCCGACGAATGACCAAAGTTTGAGCTGA
- a CDS encoding CTP synthase produces the protein MTRYIFVTGGVVSSLGKGIASASLAAILEARGLKVTMLKLDPYINVDPGTMSPFQHGEVFVTHDGAETDLDLGHYERFIRTTMTQNNNFTTGRVYEHVLRKERRGDYLGATIQVIPHITDEIKRRIIKGAGDADVAMVEIGGTVGDIESQPFLEAIRQLRFEVGAKRAMLMHLTLVPYIATAGETKTKPTQHSVKELRSIGLQPDVLVCRSDHPIDISSRRKIAQFTNVEERAVIALEDADTIYKIPGILHSQGLDDFVVERFGLQCGSADLSEWEKVVDAKLNPEHEVTIAMVGKYMELLDAYKSLIEAMSHAGISNRTKVNLRYIDSEDIENQGTGLLEGVDAILVPGGFGLRGVEGKITAVQFARENKVPYLGICLGMQVAVIEFARNVLGWKDANSTEFDRASQHPVVGLITEWEDATGAVETRTETSDLGGTMRLGAQECLLEPGSLVHDCYANDVIVERHRHRYEVNNKLLPQLVEAGLKISGRSGDGALVEVVESADHPWFVACQFHPEFTSTPRDGHPLFSGFVKAALAQHQKNG, from the coding sequence ATGACGCGCTACATCTTCGTCACGGGCGGTGTTGTTTCTTCATTGGGGAAAGGCATTGCCTCGGCTTCATTGGCGGCCATCCTGGAGGCGAGGGGACTTAAGGTCACCATGCTCAAGCTGGACCCCTACATCAACGTCGACCCCGGCACCATGAGCCCGTTCCAGCACGGCGAGGTGTTCGTCACTCACGACGGCGCCGAAACGGACCTGGACCTGGGTCACTACGAGCGTTTCATTCGCACCACCATGACCCAGAACAACAACTTCACCACCGGCCGTGTTTACGAACACGTCCTGCGCAAAGAGCGCCGTGGTGATTATCTGGGCGCGACCATTCAGGTGATTCCGCACATCACCGACGAAATCAAGCGTCGCATCATCAAGGGTGCCGGCGATGCCGACGTCGCCATGGTCGAAATCGGCGGTACCGTGGGCGACATCGAGTCACAACCGTTCCTCGAAGCGATCCGTCAACTGCGTTTCGAAGTGGGCGCCAAGCGCGCCATGCTCATGCACCTGACGCTGGTTCCGTACATCGCCACCGCTGGCGAAACCAAGACCAAACCGACTCAGCATTCGGTCAAGGAACTCCGTTCGATAGGCCTGCAGCCAGACGTGCTGGTCTGCCGCTCCGACCACCCGATCGACATCTCGTCGCGCCGCAAGATCGCCCAGTTCACCAACGTCGAAGAGCGCGCGGTCATCGCCCTCGAAGACGCCGACACCATCTACAAGATTCCGGGCATCCTGCACTCCCAGGGCCTTGACGATTTCGTCGTCGAGCGCTTCGGTCTGCAGTGCGGCAGCGCCGACCTGTCCGAGTGGGAAAAGGTTGTCGATGCCAAGCTCAATCCGGAACACGAAGTCACCATCGCGATGGTCGGCAAGTACATGGAGCTGCTCGACGCCTACAAGTCGTTGATCGAAGCCATGAGCCACGCCGGCATCAGCAACCGTACCAAGGTCAACCTGCGTTACATCGACTCCGAAGACATCGAGAATCAGGGCACCGGCCTGCTCGAAGGTGTTGACGCGATTCTTGTCCCGGGCGGCTTCGGTCTGCGCGGCGTCGAGGGCAAGATCACAGCCGTACAGTTCGCTCGCGAAAACAAGGTTCCGTATCTGGGCATCTGCCTGGGCATGCAGGTGGCGGTCATCGAGTTCGCACGTAACGTGCTGGGCTGGAAAGACGCCAACTCCACCGAGTTTGATCGCGCCAGCCAGCACCCTGTAGTGGGTCTGATTACCGAATGGGAAGACGCTACCGGAGCTGTCGAAACGCGCACCGAGACGTCCGATCTGGGCGGGACCATGCGCCTGGGCGCCCAGGAGTGCCTGCTTGAGCCGGGCTCTCTGGTCCACGATTGCTACGCCAACGACGTCATCGTCGAGCGCCATCGTCACCGTTATGAAGTCAACAACAAGCTGCTGCCGCAACTGGTCGAGGCGGGTCTGAAAATCTCCGGTCGCTCCGGTGATGGCGCACTGGTTGAAGTGGTCGAGTCCGCTGACCATCCATGGTTTGTGGCGTGCCAGTTCCACCCAGAGTTCACCTCCACGCCTCGCGATGGCCACCCGCTGTTCAGTGGCTTCGTCAAGGCAGCGCTTGCTCAACACCAGAAGAACGGCTGA
- the accA gene encoding acetyl-CoA carboxylase carboxyl transferase subunit alpha, with product MNPNFLDFEQPIADLQAKIEELRLVGNDNSLNIGDEISRLQEKSNTLTESIFGNLTSWQIARMARHPRRPYTLDYIQHIFTEFDELHGDRHFSDDAAIVGGIARLDEQPVMVIGHQKGREVREKVRRNFGMPRPEGYRKACRLMEMAERFKMPILTFIDTPGAYPGIDAEERNQSEAIAWNLRVMARLKTPIIATVIGEGGSGGALAIGVCDQLNMLQYSTYAVISPEGCASILWKTAEKAPDAAEAMGITAERLKGLGIVDKVISEPLGGAHRDPAAAAALIREELSSQLSMLQKFDNEALLARRYDRLMSYGL from the coding sequence ATGAACCCGAATTTTCTGGATTTCGAACAGCCGATTGCTGACCTGCAAGCCAAGATTGAAGAGCTGCGTCTGGTAGGGAATGACAACTCGCTGAACATCGGCGACGAAATCTCTCGACTGCAAGAGAAGAGCAATACGCTCACCGAAAGCATTTTCGGCAACCTGACCAGTTGGCAGATCGCGCGCATGGCGCGTCATCCGCGTCGTCCGTACACGCTGGACTACATTCAACACATCTTCACCGAGTTCGACGAGCTCCACGGCGATCGTCACTTCTCCGACGACGCCGCCATCGTGGGCGGCATTGCCCGTCTGGACGAGCAGCCGGTCATGGTCATCGGTCATCAAAAGGGCCGCGAAGTCCGTGAGAAGGTTCGCCGCAACTTCGGCATGCCGCGTCCTGAAGGCTATCGCAAAGCCTGCCGTCTGATGGAAATGGCCGAGCGCTTCAAGATGCCGATCCTGACGTTCATCGACACCCCCGGCGCCTATCCCGGCATCGACGCTGAAGAGCGTAACCAGAGCGAAGCCATTGCCTGGAACCTGCGTGTCATGGCGCGGCTGAAAACGCCGATCATCGCCACGGTCATCGGCGAAGGCGGCTCGGGCGGCGCACTGGCGATCGGTGTCTGTGACCAGCTGAACATGCTGCAGTACTCGACGTATGCCGTGATCTCGCCGGAAGGCTGTGCGTCCATTCTGTGGAAAACCGCCGAAAAGGCGCCCGATGCGGCTGAAGCCATGGGCATCACTGCCGAGCGCTTGAAAGGCCTGGGCATTGTCGACAAGGTGATCAGCGAGCCCCTGGGTGGCGCGCACCGCGATCCGGCCGCTGCCGCAGCATTGATCCGCGAAGAATTGAGCAGCCAGCTGAGCATGCTCCAGAAGTTCGATAACGAGGCGCTGTTGGCCCGCCGTTACGACCGCCTGATGAGCTATGGCCTTTAA